The following are from one region of the Polyangiaceae bacterium genome:
- a CDS encoding SAM-dependent chlorinase/fluorinase, with amino-acid sequence MTHRGPAGQRSGVLTLLTDFGLKDPFVGIMHGIVLQRAPNARIVDLTHHIRPQDIRAGAFYLRHAFHWFPRGTVHVAVVDPGVGSQRRALVVSVQGHCFVLPDNGLVGEVLALARRRGDQAEVREIDVSSPGLKVELTSHTFHGRDLFAPVGAKLVAGLPFAEVGAEVHEVVPTPNQAVLKLATGFEAEVVVVDHFGNGITNLELAEYCPEALKEPRRFRVRVQHLDIPLVRTYSEVAEGELCALVNSFGTLEIAERNGSAARQLTRLLHGDPPTNADSWGVSSRVRLLEIAARPD; translated from the coding sequence GTGACCCACCGCGGGCCAGCTGGTCAGCGCAGCGGTGTGCTCACGCTGCTGACCGACTTCGGGTTGAAGGACCCGTTCGTTGGCATCATGCACGGCATCGTACTCCAGCGCGCGCCCAATGCGCGCATCGTGGATCTGACTCATCACATCCGCCCTCAAGACATTCGAGCTGGAGCCTTCTACCTGCGGCACGCCTTTCATTGGTTTCCGCGAGGCACCGTCCACGTGGCGGTGGTCGACCCCGGGGTCGGGAGTCAGCGCCGCGCACTGGTCGTCAGTGTGCAAGGACATTGCTTCGTGTTGCCTGACAACGGCTTGGTGGGGGAGGTGCTGGCGCTGGCACGGCGTCGGGGCGATCAGGCGGAGGTTCGGGAGATCGACGTGAGCTCGCCGGGGCTGAAAGTCGAGCTCACGAGTCACACATTTCACGGGCGAGATTTGTTCGCGCCGGTCGGCGCCAAGCTGGTGGCGGGCCTGCCATTCGCGGAGGTCGGCGCGGAGGTCCACGAAGTCGTTCCAACTCCCAACCAAGCCGTCTTGAAGCTGGCCACTGGTTTCGAGGCGGAGGTGGTGGTGGTGGACCACTTCGGCAATGGCATCACGAACCTCGAGCTCGCGGAGTACTGCCCCGAGGCGCTCAAAGAGCCGCGCCGCTTTCGCGTGCGCGTACAGCACTTGGATATCCCGCTCGTCCGCACCTATTCAGAGGTCGCGGAGGGGGAGCTGTGTGCGTTGGTGAACTCCTTCGGCACTCTGGAAATCGCCGAGCGCAACGGTAGTGCCGCGCGGCAACTAACGCGGCTGTTGCACGGTGATCCTCCAACGAACGCGGATTCTTGGGGGGTGAGCAGCCGCGTTCGGTTGCTCGAGATCGCCGCGCGCCCCGATTGA
- a CDS encoding heavy metal-binding domain-containing protein yields MEAIIGVLSVSSLLFIGWYWGARRRARHRESLAERERELSHVRVSNAKHYDGSPQLPPRLVTVELVWGLDRFQAFLAALVNFFGGEMENVSEVMARARREALVRLKADAERAGYDALANLRLETADIGNDPQQRDLKVAVIGSATAYKQLPLG; encoded by the coding sequence ATGGAAGCGATCATCGGAGTTCTCTCCGTCAGCTCGCTGCTCTTCATCGGTTGGTACTGGGGTGCGCGCCGACGGGCGCGTCATCGCGAGTCCCTCGCCGAGCGCGAACGCGAGCTCAGCCATGTGCGCGTCAGCAACGCGAAGCACTATGACGGCTCGCCTCAGCTTCCGCCGCGCTTGGTCACCGTGGAGCTGGTATGGGGCCTGGATCGCTTCCAGGCGTTTTTGGCTGCGCTGGTGAACTTCTTCGGTGGGGAGATGGAGAACGTCAGCGAGGTGATGGCGCGCGCACGCCGAGAAGCGTTGGTACGACTCAAAGCCGACGCCGAGCGCGCTGGGTACGACGCACTTGCCAATCTCCGCCTGGAAACGGCGGACATCGGCAACGACCCCCAGCAGCGCGATCTGAAAGTTGCGGTGATCGGCAGCGCGACCGCCTACAAGCAACTCCCGCTGGGATGA
- a CDS encoding YbjQ family protein — translation MIVVNTETVAGYRVQRVLGLVQGNTVRAKNFGRDFLAGLKNIVGGELSEYTELLTESRQQATQRMLDEATRLGANAVINVRYSTSAVTAGAAELYAYGTAVLLVPES, via the coding sequence ATGATCGTCGTCAACACCGAAACAGTAGCGGGCTATCGCGTGCAGCGGGTGCTGGGGCTCGTCCAAGGAAACACCGTGCGCGCCAAGAACTTTGGCCGCGATTTCCTAGCTGGGCTGAAGAACATCGTGGGCGGAGAGCTCTCGGAGTACACGGAGCTGCTCACAGAGTCCCGCCAGCAGGCGACGCAGCGCATGCTGGACGAGGCGACTCGCCTGGGTGCAAACGCCGTAATCAACGTTCGCTACTCCACGAGCGCGGTGACTGCCGGCGCCGCCGAGCTGTATGCCTACGGCACCGCCGTTTTGCTCGTTCCGGAGAGCTGA
- a CDS encoding tetratricopeptide repeat protein — MHFSSATGSTSTASWRRRPFASLLLLCGALAGSTCACAGAQAQPAAAPGKAVKAAPKPPRDPAKALEQGKDLLVKSKYPEAEANLRAALVGKQKAEAETRLAELLLITGRYDDAVSTAKSAAKSKQFKAEASTIAAKALRAEGKLDEALDWLAKVEKDPDARAARLLQGEILLEKGDRRAAESPLMTLIEDYNSDKINDTDATGLAMVGRAAHLLRSPQDANDAFNEAERAKAGDIQTLLWRAELFLEKYDPGHAEEVIKEVLTQAPNHPEALVWMAHVKLAQALDFDAATRLVNQALKTNPKLGNAHFVLAGINLRDMELADADQHLDDGLKYNPRDLDLLSLKAAVRFLADDDAGFQKAKRKVLKLNPQYSRMFQIVGEYAEWEHRYDEIVEMMREAIKIDSEDAKAEAQLGLNLIRAGNDQEGLKALNSAFDKDAFNVRVFNTLNLYEKTIRKDYESVQEGQFTFRYYKKEKAILERYIPGLMRDAWKAMVKYYGFTPSQPIGVELYAERQDFAIRTSGLPGTAIQGVCFGKTLASMSPYNETFNVGMTVWHELAHVFHIQMSKSHVPRWFTEGMAEYETIVARPEWQREQDQDLFAALRDDRLPKLGNMNKAFTRAEELSDIATAYYASSQILVMLGEKYGRAKLNKMLELWAAGKRTPEVLKLALGKDSTELDKEFAAFTGKLLARYKTQFMPIRRTGPFEDAEDAAKKDPSNARAQTVYALALLRQGKAKQADSALQAAVKADPKFADAIYLQAQLAMAKRDAGEAKRFLKQLITNGDDGYAVRMLLADIAEATGDAAGMKAELEAASKLDPSMAEPVQALVDLATKSKDAAGELDGLRKLAKLEQHDPRVYRRLMERLLEKKELAEARAAGEAATWADLEGMDTHRVFGEVLLASKMVPRAIFEGQSALLCRGRPKDQAKVHDLLARAYAAVPNAKEAAKHRKLATEVLKKAK; from the coding sequence ATGCATTTTTCCTCCGCCACCGGGTCCACCTCCACTGCCTCCTGGCGTCGTCGCCCGTTCGCTTCGCTGCTCTTGTTGTGCGGTGCCCTGGCAGGGTCCACATGCGCCTGCGCTGGTGCACAAGCACAGCCCGCGGCAGCCCCCGGCAAGGCAGTCAAGGCCGCGCCGAAGCCGCCTCGCGATCCCGCGAAGGCGCTCGAGCAGGGCAAAGACCTGTTGGTGAAGAGCAAGTACCCCGAAGCGGAAGCCAACCTGCGGGCGGCGCTAGTGGGCAAGCAAAAGGCGGAGGCGGAGACCCGCCTAGCGGAGCTCTTGCTGATCACCGGTCGTTACGACGATGCGGTGTCGACGGCGAAATCTGCAGCCAAGAGCAAGCAGTTCAAGGCGGAGGCCAGCACGATCGCCGCCAAGGCCCTGCGCGCCGAAGGCAAGCTGGACGAGGCCCTCGATTGGTTGGCAAAAGTCGAGAAGGACCCCGACGCTCGCGCTGCGCGCCTACTCCAAGGAGAAATCCTCCTGGAAAAAGGCGACCGTCGCGCAGCGGAGTCGCCGCTGATGACGCTGATCGAAGACTACAACAGCGATAAGATCAACGACACGGACGCCACCGGCCTCGCGATGGTCGGGCGCGCTGCCCACCTCCTACGCTCACCCCAAGACGCGAACGATGCGTTCAACGAGGCGGAGCGCGCCAAGGCCGGGGACATCCAAACGCTGCTCTGGCGCGCTGAGCTGTTCCTCGAAAAGTACGATCCAGGACACGCCGAAGAGGTCATCAAAGAAGTACTGACCCAGGCGCCGAATCACCCCGAGGCGCTGGTGTGGATGGCCCACGTCAAGCTGGCCCAAGCGCTGGATTTCGACGCGGCGACTCGCTTGGTCAACCAGGCCCTGAAGACCAACCCCAAGCTGGGGAATGCCCACTTCGTGCTCGCTGGTATCAACCTGCGGGACATGGAACTCGCCGACGCGGATCAACACCTGGACGACGGGCTGAAGTACAACCCTCGAGACCTCGACCTGCTGAGCCTCAAGGCGGCGGTGCGTTTCCTCGCGGATGATGACGCCGGTTTCCAGAAGGCGAAGCGCAAGGTGCTCAAGCTGAACCCACAGTACTCGCGCATGTTCCAGATCGTCGGGGAGTACGCGGAGTGGGAGCATCGCTACGACGAAATCGTCGAGATGATGCGCGAGGCGATCAAGATCGACTCCGAGGACGCCAAGGCAGAGGCTCAGCTGGGCCTGAACCTGATCCGCGCCGGAAATGACCAGGAGGGCCTGAAGGCGCTGAACTCCGCCTTCGACAAAGACGCCTTCAACGTGCGTGTGTTCAACACGCTCAACCTGTACGAGAAGACCATCCGCAAGGACTACGAGTCCGTGCAAGAAGGCCAGTTCACCTTCCGCTACTACAAGAAGGAGAAGGCCATCCTCGAGCGCTACATCCCCGGACTGATGCGCGACGCCTGGAAGGCCATGGTCAAGTACTACGGCTTCACTCCGAGTCAGCCGATCGGCGTGGAGCTGTATGCGGAGCGGCAAGACTTCGCGATCCGTACCAGCGGCCTACCGGGCACGGCGATCCAGGGCGTGTGCTTCGGCAAGACGCTGGCCTCGATGAGCCCCTACAACGAGACCTTCAATGTCGGCATGACGGTGTGGCATGAGCTGGCCCATGTTTTCCACATACAAATGAGCAAGAGCCACGTTCCGCGCTGGTTCACCGAAGGCATGGCGGAGTACGAGACAATCGTCGCGCGGCCGGAGTGGCAGCGCGAGCAAGATCAAGATCTGTTCGCCGCCCTGCGGGACGATCGCCTGCCGAAGCTCGGCAATATGAACAAGGCGTTCACGCGTGCCGAAGAGCTCAGCGACATCGCCACCGCGTACTACGCATCGAGCCAAATCTTGGTGATGCTGGGGGAGAAGTACGGCCGCGCGAAGCTCAACAAGATGCTCGAGCTGTGGGCCGCGGGCAAACGTACCCCAGAGGTGCTCAAGCTCGCATTGGGCAAGGACAGCACCGAGCTCGACAAGGAGTTTGCGGCGTTCACGGGGAAGCTCTTGGCTCGCTACAAGACACAGTTCATGCCCATCCGCCGCACGGGCCCGTTCGAGGACGCCGAAGATGCGGCGAAGAAAGACCCGAGCAACGCACGCGCCCAGACCGTCTACGCTCTAGCGCTGTTACGCCAAGGCAAAGCCAAGCAGGCAGACTCGGCGCTTCAGGCTGCGGTGAAGGCTGACCCGAAGTTTGCCGATGCGATCTATCTCCAGGCTCAGCTCGCCATGGCCAAGCGCGACGCTGGCGAAGCCAAGCGCTTCTTGAAGCAGCTCATCACCAACGGCGACGATGGCTATGCGGTAAGGATGCTACTCGCGGACATTGCCGAAGCCACCGGCGACGCCGCGGGCATGAAGGCTGAACTCGAGGCTGCAAGCAAGCTCGACCCCAGCATGGCTGAGCCGGTGCAAGCGTTGGTCGACCTGGCTACCAAGAGCAAAGACGCGGCCGGGGAGCTGGACGGCCTCCGTAAGCTCGCGAAGCTCGAGCAGCACGATCCACGGGTTTATCGCCGCTTGATGGAGCGCCTGCTCGAGAAGAAGGAGCTGGCAGAGGCCCGGGCCGCGGGAGAAGCGGCTACCTGGGCCGACCTAGAGGGCATGGACACGCACCGGGTGTTCGGGGAAGTGCTGCTGGCTTCAAAAATGGTGCCGCGGGCGATCTTCGAGGGCCAATCCGCGTTGTTGTGCAGGGGTCGCCCGAAGGACCAAGCCAAGGTCCACGACCTACTGGCCCGAGCTTATGCCGCTGTTCCGAACGCGAAGGAGGCGGCTAAACACCGCAAGCTCGCGACCGAAGTGCTGAAGAAAGCCAAGTAG
- the rimK gene encoding 30S ribosomal protein S6--L-glutamate ligase → MKIAMLARNANLYSHQRIKEAAEARGHQFDIIDTLRCYLNIKASGSSLFYRGKELEYYDAVIPRIGASVTFYGLAVLRQFEMIGTYPLNESVAIGRSRDKLRSMQLLARKGIGLPNTTFAHESRFTGEIIETVGGAPVVIKLLEGTQGIGVVLADTPRSAKSVVEAFRGAGVNILVQQFIKEAGGSDVRAFVIGDKVVAAMQRKGAEGEFRSNLHRGGSAAAVKLSSVERATALASAKAMGLNVCGVDMLRSNTGPVVMEVNSSPGLEGVEKATEVDVAGKIIEFIEANAKPNKTKTKGKG, encoded by the coding sequence GTGAAAATTGCGATGCTGGCTCGGAACGCCAACCTGTACTCCCATCAGCGTATCAAGGAGGCAGCGGAAGCGCGCGGCCACCAGTTCGACATCATCGATACGCTACGGTGCTACCTGAACATCAAGGCTTCGGGTTCGTCGCTGTTCTATCGGGGCAAGGAGCTCGAGTACTACGACGCTGTCATTCCGCGTATCGGCGCTTCGGTTACTTTCTACGGCCTGGCAGTGCTGCGTCAGTTCGAGATGATCGGCACCTATCCGCTGAACGAGTCGGTGGCCATCGGCCGCTCCAGAGACAAGCTGCGTTCGATGCAGCTCCTGGCTCGCAAGGGCATTGGTTTGCCGAACACCACCTTCGCCCATGAGTCGCGCTTCACCGGGGAAATCATCGAGACGGTGGGTGGCGCGCCGGTCGTGATCAAGTTGCTCGAAGGGACCCAGGGCATCGGTGTGGTGCTCGCCGACACGCCACGTTCCGCCAAGTCCGTGGTCGAGGCGTTCCGCGGTGCTGGCGTCAACATCCTGGTTCAACAGTTCATCAAGGAGGCTGGCGGCTCCGACGTGCGCGCATTCGTGATTGGCGACAAGGTGGTCGCTGCGATGCAGCGCAAGGGCGCGGAAGGTGAGTTCCGCTCCAACCTACACCGAGGCGGGAGCGCCGCTGCCGTCAAACTGAGCAGCGTGGAGCGCGCCACGGCGCTCGCCTCCGCGAAGGCGATGGGGCTCAACGTTTGCGGTGTGGACATGCTCCGCTCCAACACTGGGCCGGTCGTGATGGAGGTCAACTCCTCACCCGGCCTGGAGGGCGTGGAGAAGGCGACGGAAGTGGACGTCGCTGGCAAGATCATCGAGTTCATCGAGGCCAACGCCAAGCCGAACAAGACCAAGACGAAGGGCAAGGGCTGA
- a CDS encoding DNA-3-methyladenine glycosylase I, translating into MVRGEDNVVRCWWGAQPEIYQRYHDTEWGFPVSDDKRLFEKLCLEGFQSGLSWLTILNKRENFRKAFEGFDFARVARFTDKDVARLLADAGIVRHRGKIESTINNAKRTLELVKEHGSLHAFVQSFTPPPQTRPKRCTKQALLALSKTPESVALSKALKQRGFSFVGPTTVYAFMQAMGLVNDHVEGCPVRLQVEAARRG; encoded by the coding sequence CTGGTGCGTGGGGAAGACAACGTGGTGCGCTGTTGGTGGGGCGCACAGCCCGAGATCTACCAGCGCTACCACGACACGGAGTGGGGCTTCCCCGTCAGCGACGACAAGCGCCTGTTCGAGAAGCTTTGCCTAGAGGGTTTTCAGTCCGGCTTGAGCTGGCTCACGATCCTGAACAAGCGAGAAAATTTCCGCAAGGCATTTGAGGGGTTTGACTTCGCGCGGGTCGCGCGCTTCACGGACAAGGACGTGGCGCGTCTGCTCGCAGATGCCGGCATCGTGCGCCATCGCGGGAAGATCGAGTCGACGATCAACAACGCAAAGCGCACGCTGGAGCTGGTGAAAGAACACGGCTCGTTGCATGCGTTCGTGCAAAGTTTCACCCCTCCCCCCCAAACCCGACCGAAGCGCTGCACGAAGCAGGCGCTCTTGGCTCTATCGAAGACACCGGAGTCCGTGGCGCTGAGCAAGGCGCTCAAGCAGCGGGGGTTTAGCTTCGTCGGGCCCACCACGGTGTACGCCTTCATGCAGGCGATGGGTCTGGTGAACGACCACGTCGAAGGTTGCCCAGTGCGTCTGCAGGTGGAGGCAGCGCGGCGGGGCTAG